The following nucleotide sequence is from Flavobacterium sp. N1736.
TTTCAATTCTAAAGATTTTGAAGTAATTGGTTTTGTTCAGGATTTTAAAACCGGAGCTATTTTAGGAGCGAATAAAGCAGTATTTCAATCATCATCAATATAGGTTTTAGGTGCAAAGGCGCAAAGGGGAAAAGGGACAAAGGCACAAAGTTTTTTCACGCAGATTTAAAAAGATTCACGCAGATTTACACAGATAATTAAATTAAAATCTGCTAAATCTGCCAAATCTGCGGGAAACAATTTTTTAATTTTTTAATCTCGCAAAGCCGCAAAAGCGCAAAGTTTTTTCACGCAGATTCAAAAAGATTCACGCAGATTTACACAGATAATTAAATTAAAATCTGCTAAATCTGCCAAATCTGCGGGAAACAATTTTTTAATTTTTTAATCTCGCAAAGCCGCAAAAGCGCAAAGTTTTTTCACGCAGATTCAAAAAAGATTTAAGCAGATCTAGACAGATAATTAAAATTAAATCTGCTCAAATCTGCGTGAAACTAAAATACTTTTAAAATATTCTATCTTTGGCAAAGCAAGATAAAAAACAATAAAAAATGGAAAAAGCAAAACGCTTTCAGGTATCGCTGCGTGTTATATGGGGAAGCTCGGTAGCATTGGCAATTCTTGCTTCGATACCTAAATTATTCGACGCTTTTTCAACTCCGTCAGACATCATTATAAACTCATCGATTACCCTGATGTTTTCGATATTTATTTGGTATTACAACATTTACAGCCTGCCAAAATTTACGGCGCAGCGCACCAATAAAAGTTTATTTAACTGGAAATTACTTTTGAGTGTTATCATGGGAATCCTGGTAATGGTTATATTGGTAATCGCGCATCAGGAACTTTTTCAGGTATCAAAAATGGACGCACCTATTATGTTTGAATTACGAGGTGTTTTAATCAATTTAATCGTTTATATGTTTCTGCATTTGCTGTTTCAAAATTATCAGACACAACAAATTGCAGTAGAGTTAGAGCGAACACAAGCCGTAAATCTGGGCGCACAATACGAACTTTTGAAACAACAGGTAAATCCACATTTTTTATTCAACAGCCTCAATACATTAAAATCAATGGTTGATATTCAGGATCCGCAAAGTTCTGATTTCATACTGAAACTTTCTGATTTTTATCGTTTTACACTCGAAAGCAGAAAATTAGACTTAATTTCACTTCGCGAAGAACTTCAAATTTTAGATTCGTATGTTTATCTGCTAAAAGCTCGTTTTGAAGACGGATTTGTAATGTTAAACCAAATCGATGAAAAGCAATACAACTCAGCAATTCCGCCTTTTACATTACAATTATTAATAGAAAACTGCATCAAACACAATGTCGTTTCATTAGATAAACCTTTGCAGATTAAATTATATACTGAAGATGATTTCCTTGTAGTCGAAAATCCAATTCAGCTAAAAAGAGGCGCATTATCAACCGGAGTTGGTCTGGATAATATCAATCAGCGTTTTAGTCATTTAATTCACAAAGAAATTGAAATTGACAAAACCGAAACTATTTTTAAAGTAAAAATCCCCATGATTTATGACTATCGTAATAATTGAAGATGAAGTAAAAACAGCCAAAGCGCTTGGTCAGCTTATATTGAGTATCAGACCGGATGCCCAAATTTTATCGTACATACAAAGTATTGACGGAGCGGTGAGTTATCTTTCAGAAAACGATCAGCCCGATCTTATTTTTATGGATATTCAGCTTGCCGACGGTTTGTGTTTTGAGATTTTTAAAAGTGTTACCGTTTTATCACCCGTAATATTTTGTACCGCTTTTGATGATTATGCGATTGAAGCCTTTAAATCAAACGGAATTGATTATGTACTGAAACCATTTTCAAGAGAAAGCATTGCGCAGGCGATTAAAAAGGCGGGAGAATTGAAGAATTTTTTCCAAAGAAATAAAAATGCAATGCCCGATTTTGATTATTTATTAACCAGAACCGGAGAAAATAAAGGGAAAAGCAGTTTTTTGGTTTTTAAAAACAACAAATACCAAACCGTTCTAACAGAGAATATTGCGTTGTTTTATATCAAAAATGAAACCCCAACTATATTGACTTTTGATAAAACAGAATATCAAATTACACAATCATTAGACGAAGTTCATAAACTATTGTCGGCAACTCAGTTTTTTAGAATCAACAGACAATATTTGATTAATTTTTCGGCAATAAGAGAAGCAGAACATTATTTTTCGCGTAAGCTCATTATTAAATTAACAATTCCTACCGAAGAAAAATTATTGGTAGGAAAAGAAAAAGCAACAGCTTTTTTAAGTTGGTTAGAAAACAGATAAGAGTTTCAGTTTTCTATTTCAATTTTTCAATGGCATTTTTAACTGCAATTTCATTTTCCGGAAACATAAAACAACTCAGGAACAATAAGGCAGAAATAACAATTGCAAAAATGATTAAGAGAATTTTTTTCATGATTTTTTATTTTAAGATTAACAAATTGCCTAAGACCAATTCTTAGATTTTTTTATCTCACGCAGATTTTAAAAAGATTTAAGCTGATTTGCGCAGATAATTAATATTTAATTTGCTTAAATCTGCAAAAATCTGCGTGAAAAAAAATTAACAGAGCTATGTGTTTTAATAAGTGAAACGCCTTTTTTAAGCGCACAAAATCTATGTTTCTATGTGTTAAAACTACAAACAGCAAGTAAATTTATGCCACAACATACGTTGCAGGATATAATTTTCTAAACATAAAATAAGTAACACTTACCATTACAAAAGCAATAATAGCATCAGTTGCAGCAGCAAAATTTAATACAGCTAATTTTGAAAAGAAAGCAAAAATGATGTCAAAGTAAATTCCCGTAAATACCCATTCTTTCAATCGAAGCAGTTTATTCGGAATCAATAAAGTGAGAACGCCAGCAAGTTTTACAACACCAAGAATGTAAATAAAATGTGCCGGATAACCAAGTTGCTGCGTTATTTCCCAGACAATTTTATTGGTTGTAAGTTCGAAAAATCCGCTTGCGCCAAACCATAAAGAAGTTAATACTACGCCAGTCCAATAAATAATTTTTGTTGTTTTTGAATTCATAATTTTTATATTTTAAGTTGTTAAACAGGACAAAAGTGCGTTACAACAGAAAGATTTGCGAATGATTTTTTGTCGAAACGGACAAATTAAACTTTGAAATAGACATTCTTAAACCTGATTAGAATTTGTTCTAAAAAATAAACTATTAACAAGAATTAACATTTTTTAAAAATGGATTCGTTTTATATTTGTAATCGACATTTAACAAATAAGATCCAAATCCATTTGTATGAAAAAAATTAAAGTCTTTAAAATTATTGTTTTTCTGTTTCTGGCTTTCTCCTTAAAATCTTACAGCCAGCAAGTAAAATTGCTTAATATCGATCAGCTTCAGGAAAGAATCAAAAACGGAAAAGACAGTACATACGTTGTTAATTTTTGGGCAACCTGGTGTGCGCCATGTATTAAGGAATTACCGCATTTTGAAAAACTAGGCTCAGAATATAAATCAGAAAAACTAGCCGTATTATTAGTAAGCGTTGATTTTAAATCGAAACTAACATCTGCCGTTGTGCCGTTTGTGAAAAGAAAAGGTCTTAGAAATCAGGTATTTATGTTAAACGAAAGCAATCCGCAGGAATATATCGATCGTATTGATCCGTCGTGGTCAGGAAGTATTCCCGCCACATTATTCATCAAAAACGATAAAAGAAAATTTATAGAAAGCGAACTTACCTACGAACAATTATTAACCGAATATAAAAAACTATAATCATGAAAAAGTTTATCACACTTGCATTAATTTTTAGTGCCTTTCTTTCTCAGGCACAAGCTCCAACACTAAAAGCCGGACAAACTGCACCGGATTTTAAACTGAAAAATGTAGACAATAAAGAAATTTCTTTTGAAAGTTACCCAAAAGCAAAAGGTTTTATTGTGGTATTTACCTGCAATACATGCCCGTATGCAAAAGCTTATGAACAAAGAATTATCGATTTGGATAATAAATTCAAACCACAAGGATATCCCGTAATTGCTATTAATCCAAATGATCCTGAAGCTTCAAAAGCAGATACTTTTGACAAAATGCAGGATTTGGCGAAAGAGAAAAAATACGCATTCCCATATTTATTTGACAAAGGACAAATCGTTACAGATCAATATGGAGCAAAACACACGCCACATCTTTTTATAGTTTCAAAAACAGCAAAAGGAACTGTTGTAGAATATACAGGCGCTATCGATAACGATCCGGAAGGAACAAAAGACCTGAGAACAAAATATGTTGACGATGTAATTACATCATTAATAAACAATCAAAAACCGGCAATAACCGAAACAAAAGAAATTGGCTGTACAGTAAAAAGAAAAGCGAAAGCGTAAGTTTTATGCATAAATGAAAAACGCCTCAATTGAGGCGTTTTTTTATATCGTAAATTGAAAATTCATTGTTTTCAATTCTTCTAATTTATTTGAAGTTGTTTTTACAGTTTTGACACTATCTAATTTTTTGTCTATACTGTATTTTGCACCTGTTTTAGTATCTGTAAGCTTCTTAGTTTTCTTCATTGCATTTAGCTTTTATATAAAATCCATAAAAATCATCCGATGCATTAAAAGGTACATTGATAATTTTACCATTGATATTTATTGCACCAAATATAGCGAATGTTTTTGAAATATAGTCAAATTCCTTACAAATCGCTCTTCTGTATAATCTTGTTCTTGCAGGAGTACTACCTTTAAAAAAAATAAGACGATCTGGATAAGTTTCAGAAAAAATATAGGCAGAACTGGCAATTGTAGCCAGAATCTTTTCTAAATCACCATTATTACTTACAGCTATATCATCAATATTTAACTCTCCCGTTTCCTTATTTATTCCTTTGTTATCACCAAAGCAAAGATTATATATTTTAATTTCTTCATTTATGCATTGATAGGTAATGGCTTTTCCAATATTACCATTAGTTCCTTTACTGATAAATTCAAATGTAATATTTTCAGTACTGGAGGTAAAGTCGTATTTGGGATAATTCATTTGTAAGATTTAACTAACAAAATTAATGTTTATTTTTTAAGTTTCTTGTTATAATAATTTAATAATAGGATATTTTGAATTTTATTAAAAAATCTGTTTAGATCTTATTGTCACTCTGACTTTTCTTGCTATACCTGCTATTATAAGAAAATAACTATTTTTTCACTATAAGTTATTCTCCAATTCAATTTTATTATTAATTTTGTTTAGAATTAATCTAAATAATAAATGAAAAATTTCCTTATAGCCGATTCCGAAAACCTACACATAATTGGATTGAGGCATACGCTTAAAAAACGGGTAAAAACACCCAATTTAAAAGTCGTAAATTCAAGAGAAGAATTATTTAAGTGTTTGGATAAGAATAATATAGATTGCCTGATTATTGACCCCAATAACATTTTTTTATTTTATGATGATGATTTAAAACTCATAAAAATAAATTATCCGTCCTGCAAGATCATTATTCTTTCTTATTTTAAAAACAAACAAACCCTCGACAGTTTTTTAAAAGATAATATAAATGGCTTTATATCAAAAGATTGCGAAGAACAAACCATTTTCGATGCCCTTTATAAAATTCAGAACGGTGAACGCTATTTATGTCCCAAAACCTTAAATGCACTTATGGATGTTTTAGTTTTACCATCTGAAGACAGCGATCAAAAACTGACTATTAGGGAATTCGAAATCCTGAAACAGATTGCTCAGGGAAACAATGGTAAAAATATTGCATCAGATCTTTTTATAAGCATTCATACCTTTAGAACGCACCGAAAAAACATCATGAAAAAAACGGGCAGACACACTACTTCTGAACTGATACTCTATGCTTTAGAGAAAAAAATAATGTAATTTTCGTATGACATTAAACTAATTTATGTTTTATTTCCTACTATATATGAGGTATTTTCTCTACCACATATATAGAAACAATTTTCGCTTTTTTGTGGTATTGATTTAATTTTCTCACAAATATACATTT
It contains:
- a CDS encoding sensor histidine kinase, translating into MEKAKRFQVSLRVIWGSSVALAILASIPKLFDAFSTPSDIIINSSITLMFSIFIWYYNIYSLPKFTAQRTNKSLFNWKLLLSVIMGILVMVILVIAHQELFQVSKMDAPIMFELRGVLINLIVYMFLHLLFQNYQTQQIAVELERTQAVNLGAQYELLKQQVNPHFLFNSLNTLKSMVDIQDPQSSDFILKLSDFYRFTLESRKLDLISLREELQILDSYVYLLKARFEDGFVMLNQIDEKQYNSAIPPFTLQLLIENCIKHNVVSLDKPLQIKLYTEDDFLVVENPIQLKRGALSTGVGLDNINQRFSHLIHKEIEIDKTETIFKVKIPMIYDYRNN
- a CDS encoding LytR/AlgR family response regulator transcription factor, with the translated sequence MTIVIIEDEVKTAKALGQLILSIRPDAQILSYIQSIDGAVSYLSENDQPDLIFMDIQLADGLCFEIFKSVTVLSPVIFCTAFDDYAIEAFKSNGIDYVLKPFSRESIAQAIKKAGELKNFFQRNKNAMPDFDYLLTRTGENKGKSSFLVFKNNKYQTVLTENIALFYIKNETPTILTFDKTEYQITQSLDEVHKLLSATQFFRINRQYLINFSAIREAEHYFSRKLIIKLTIPTEEKLLVGKEKATAFLSWLENR
- a CDS encoding DoxX family protein, translated to MNSKTTKIIYWTGVVLTSLWFGASGFFELTTNKIVWEITQQLGYPAHFIYILGVVKLAGVLTLLIPNKLLRLKEWVFTGIYFDIIFAFFSKLAVLNFAAATDAIIAFVMVSVTYFMFRKLYPATYVVA
- a CDS encoding TlpA family protein disulfide reductase; protein product: MKKIKVFKIIVFLFLAFSLKSYSQQVKLLNIDQLQERIKNGKDSTYVVNFWATWCAPCIKELPHFEKLGSEYKSEKLAVLLVSVDFKSKLTSAVVPFVKRKGLRNQVFMLNESNPQEYIDRIDPSWSGSIPATLFIKNDKRKFIESELTYEQLLTEYKKL
- a CDS encoding thioredoxin family protein, yielding MKKFITLALIFSAFLSQAQAPTLKAGQTAPDFKLKNVDNKEISFESYPKAKGFIVVFTCNTCPYAKAYEQRIIDLDNKFKPQGYPVIAINPNDPEASKADTFDKMQDLAKEKKYAFPYLFDKGQIVTDQYGAKHTPHLFIVSKTAKGTVVEYTGAIDNDPEGTKDLRTKYVDDVITSLINNQKPAITETKEIGCTVKRKAKA
- a CDS encoding DUF6934 family protein; translated protein: MNYPKYDFTSSTENITFEFISKGTNGNIGKAITYQCINEEIKIYNLCFGDNKGINKETGELNIDDIAVSNNGDLEKILATIASSAYIFSETYPDRLIFFKGSTPARTRLYRRAICKEFDYISKTFAIFGAININGKIINVPFNASDDFYGFYIKAKCNEEN
- a CDS encoding LuxR C-terminal-related transcriptional regulator, whose translation is MKNFLIADSENLHIIGLRHTLKKRVKTPNLKVVNSREELFKCLDKNNIDCLIIDPNNIFLFYDDDLKLIKINYPSCKIIILSYFKNKQTLDSFLKDNINGFISKDCEEQTIFDALYKIQNGERYLCPKTLNALMDVLVLPSEDSDQKLTIREFEILKQIAQGNNGKNIASDLFISIHTFRTHRKNIMKKTGRHTTSELILYALEKKIM